In a single window of the Pseudochaenichthys georgianus chromosome 16, fPseGeo1.2, whole genome shotgun sequence genome:
- the malsu1 gene encoding mitochondrial assembly of ribosomal large subunit protein 1 translates to MERDSSALNQRSPEKFTIDVLVSLLRQENAVDICVIKVPEQITYSEYFIVVSGVSPRHLRAMALYAIKVYKFLKKEGAPNVKIEGKDAEDWMCIDFGNMVVHFMLPESREVFELEKLWTLRKYDEQLKSMPTETLPEDFIYDGKVTK, encoded by the exons ATGGAGAGGGACAGCAGTGCACTGAATCAAA GATCTCCAGAGAAGTTTACCATTGATGTACTGGTCTCTCTACTGCGTCAGGAAAATGCTGTGGACATCTGTGTGATTAAAGTACCAGAGCAGATCACATACTCAGAGTACTTTATTGTTGTCAGTGGTGTATCCCCGAGACACCTCCGTGCCATGGCCCTTTATGCCATCAAAGTG TACAAGTTTCTAAAAAAAGAGGGAGCACCGAATGTCAAGATAGAAGGAAAGGATGCAGAAGACTGGATGTGTATTGACTTTG GGAACATGGTTGTCCACTTCATGCTACCGGAGAGCAGAGAAGTGTTTGAACTGGAGAAACTCTGGACTCTCCGCAAGTATGATGAGCAGCTGAAGAGCATGCCCACGGAGACCCTTCCGGAAGACTTTATATATGATGGGAAAGTTACAAAGTGA
- the pals2a gene encoding MAGUK p55 subfamily member 6a codes for MTVANAQSAKAMQQVLDNLKDLPSGSGAKDIDLIFLRGIMESPIVRSLAKAHERLEEVKLRAVRDDNVQLVTEILDSLQNMPEKDAAAAELLKILQEPNFKSLIEAHDKVAAKCYEMPTAAVNSNALMTSSLMPADAVRMIGIQKKAGEPLGVTFRVERGEMVIARILHGSSIDRQGMLHTGDIIREVNGHEVGRDPHQLQELLGVCSGSITLKVLPSYRDTPAPPQIYLKPHFNYNPATDNLIPCKEAGLAFSKGDILQVVNKEDSNWWQACKVVGGATGLIPSQFLEEKRKAFVRRDLDTSGTGMLCGTAKKKKKKMMYLTSKNAEFDRYELQIYEEVAKMPPFQRKTLVLIGAQGVGRRSLKNRLIVLNPLRYGTTVPFTSRCPREEEMDGQNYCFVMREQMEKDIKESRYLEHGEYDANLYGTKIDSIHEVVNAGRTCILDVNPQALKVLKTAEFMPFVVFIAAPELDTLRAMHKAVIDAGLTTKLLTENDLKKTVDESARIRRAYSHYFDLTIVNDNLDKAFDQLQEVVERLFIEPQWVPVSWVY; via the exons ATGACTGTGGCCAATGCACAGTCTGCCAAAG CAATGCAGCAGGTACTGGACAACCTGAAAGACCTGCCTTCGGGCTCAGGAGCCAAAGATATTGACCTCATTTTCCTCAGAGGCATCATGGAGAGCCCAATTGTCCGCTCCCTGGCAAAG gCTCATGAGCGTCTTGAAGAAGTTAAGCTAAGAGCTGTGCGGGATGATAATGTCCAGCTGGTCACAGAGATCTTGGATTCCCTTCAGAACATGCCTGAAAAAGATGCTGCAGCTGCTGAGCTTCTGAAAATCCTGCAGGAGCCAAACTTTAAG TCTTTGATAGAGGCTCATGACAAAGTTGCTGCAAAGTGTTATGAAATGCCCACCGCTGCGGTGAACAGCAATGCGTTGATGACGAGTTCACTCATGCCAGCTGATGCTGTCAGGATGATTGGCATTCAGAAGAAAGCTGGGGAACCACTG GGGGTGACGTTCCGCGTGGAGCGGGGAGAGATGGTGATCGCACGGATCCTGCACGGCAGCTCGATTGACAGGCAGGGCATGCTGCACACTGGGGACATTATCCGCGAGGTGAACGGTCACGAGGTCGGTCGGGACCCCCATCAACTCCAGGAGCTGTTAGGGGTCTGCAGTGGGAGCATCACTCTCAAGGTCCTGCCTAGCTACAGAGACACACCGGCCCCCCCACAG ATTTATCTGAAGCCCCACTTCAACTATAATCCGGCCACAGACAACTTGATCCCCTGTAAAGAGGCAGGCCTTgccttttccaagggagacatCCTTCAGGTCGTCAACAAGGAGGACTCCAACTGGTGGCAG GCATGCAAAGTGGTTGGTGGTGCCACTGGTCTCATCCCTAGTCAGTTCTTAGAGGAGAAGAGGAAAGCTTTCGTAAGAAGAGACCTGGACACTTCTGGTACAG GGATGCTCTGTGGAACtgcaaagaaaaagaagaagaaaatgatGTACCTCACGTCGAAGAATGCAG AATTTGACCGTTATGAGCTGCAGATCTACGAGGAAGTGGCCAAGATGCCGCCGTTTCAGAGGAAAACGCTTGTTCTGATCGGAGCCCAGGGAGTGGGGAGGCGCAGCCTGAAAAACAGACTTATTGTCCTGAACCCTCTGCGATATGGAACCACTGTACCCT TCACATCACGGTGTCCGAGGGAAGAGGAGATGGACGGCCAGAACTACTGCTTTGTGATGCGGGAACAGATGGAGAAGGACATCAAAGAGAGTCGTTACCTGGAGCATGGCGAGTACGATGCCAACCTTTATGGAACCAAGATCGACTCTATCCATGAAGTGGTGAATGCAGGCCGTACCTGCATCCTGGACGTCAACCCTCAG GCTCTGAAAGTGTTGAAGACTGCTGAGTTCATGCCGTTTGTGGTGTTTATCGCTGCTCCAGAACTGGACACACTAAGAGCTATGCACAAAGCTGTGATAGATGCTGGACTTACAACCAAACTACTCACG GAGAACGATTTGAAGAAGACTGTGGACGAGAGTGCCAGGATCCGTCGTGCGTACAGCCACTACTTTGACCTGACTATTGTCAATGACAATCTGGACAAGGCCTTTGACCAACTGCAGGAGGTGGTAGAGCGATTATTCATAGAGCCGCAGTGGGTTCCAGTCAGTTGGGTCTACTGA
- the LOC117460884 gene encoding peptide YY-like — protein sequence MFCSNTVMSLALCLLACVHSGINAYPAKPVSPREGAPLDEIAKYYSALRHYINLITRQRYGKRDTPDTVFSDALVRGSSESFPGSNYGRYDGLPLW from the exons AT GTTTTGCTCCAACACTGTGATGTCGCTGGCTCTCTGCCTGCTGGCTTGTGTTCACTCTGGCATCAACGCGTATCCAGCCAAGCCTGTCAGCCCCCGAGAAGGCGCCCCACTTGATGAGATCGCCAAATATTATTCTGCACTAAGACActacatcaatctcattacgagACAGAG GTATGGGAAACGTGACACCCCAGATACTGTATTTTCAGATGCGTTGGTGAGGGGGAGCTCAGAGAGTTTTCCAGGATCTAACTATGGCAG GTATGATGGGCTGCCACTGTGGTGA
- the smpd5 gene encoding sphingomyelin phosphodiesterase 5, giving the protein MALKASPFPNGFVAGIHAVGWALILPCFWFLDRLIAVCKSTTLEQTQRLEQECYLNPLKVFFGFIIFFILFFLAAPFALLGFILWAPVQACRRPFRYHREPPSSLERETHRGFELVGKASFGFATANLCLLPDGLARFNNLGHTQRRAAAIGQHIVHGVCRNDIRIFVDSPSSCGTLSPSNSILPASNSSSYGATERQAQSPVNHSNSDEVQVSIPQSNSQVVCVPSDDTKEPLDNSPSHLSNSNQNSNQRGHRSAPRALLSQGLGQKGDVPWEVSTLFPANVDILCLEEVFDKRAAQKLTQALRPVFGHILYDVGVYACQPPCRCSSFKFLNSGLFLASRFPVLEAQYHCFPNSRGEDALAAKGLLSAKVLIGQSSKQKRVVGYFNCTHLHAPEGEGEIRCEQLNMVTKWIVDFQAANTFPDEDVAFDVLCGDLNFDNCSPDDHLEQNHCLFEQYRDPCRAGPGKEKPWVIGTLLEQPTLYEDDINTPEKLQRTLEMEELRKQYISRPVPAKDLPLVYPESDQPWIGRRIDYILYRESSVSKHCRTEIEALTFITQLAGLTDHIPVGLRLSVIMDSDCAD; this is encoded by the exons ATGGCCCTGAAGGCTTCTCCATTTCCTAATGGGTTTGTTGCAGGCATCCATGCTGTGGGATGGGCACTCATCCTGCCTTGCTTCTGGTTTCTCGATCGTCTCATTGCTGTGTGCAAGTCCACCACCCTGGAACAAACTCAGCGACTGGAACAGGAATGCTACCTCAACCCCCTCAAGGTCTTCTTCGGCTTCATTATCTTTTTCATTCTTTTTTTCCTCGCAGCTCCATTCGCCTTATTGGGATTTATTCTCTGGGCACCTGTTCAGGCCTGTCGCAGGCCCTTTCGCTACCATAGAGAGCCCCCATCCTCACTAGAGAGGGAGACACACAGGGGATTCGAGCTGGTAGGAAAGGCATCATTTGGATTTGCCACAGCCAACCTCTGTCTGTTGCCTGACGGCCTTGCTCGTTTTAACAACCTGGGGCACACTCAGCGGAGGGCAGCTGCTATTGGTCAGCACATTGTGCACGGTGTGTGTCGGAACGATATCCGTATCTTCGTTGACTCTCCCAGCAGCTGTGGTACTCTCAGCCCCTCAAACAGCATACTCCCCGCATCTAACTCCTCTTCATACGGGGCTACTGAAAGACAAGCGCAGTCCCCAGTAAATCATTCCAATTCAGATGAAGTACAGGTTTCAATCCCACAGTCCAATAGTCAAGTGGTCTGTGTGCCCTCTGATGATACAAAAGAGCCCTTGGACAACTCACCGTCTCACCTTTCCAATTCCAATCAAAACTCCAACCAGCGGGGTCACCGCAGTGCTCCCCGAGCTTTGCTCTCCCAGGGTCTCGGCCAGAAGGGCGATGTACCATGGGAGGTGTCGACATTGTTCCCAGCCAATGTGGACATACTGTGCCTGGAAGAGGTGTTTGATAAGAGGGCGGCACAGAAACTCACTCAAGCACTCAGACCCGTGTTtggacacatactgtatgacgTTGGTGTGTATGCCTGCCAGCCACCATGCAGATGTTCCTCTTTCAAGTTCCTCAACAGCGGCCTGTTCCTAGCCAGCCGGTTCCCTGTGCTGGAGGCCCAGTACCACTGCTTCCCTAACAGCAGGGGGGAGGATGCACTGGCTGCCAAGGGCCTCCTTTCTGCTAAG GTGCTAATCGGGCAGAGTTCGAAACAGAAGAGAGTGGTTGGCTATTTTAACTGCACACATCTTCATGCACCAGAAG GTGAAGGAGAAATTCGCTGTGAGCAGTTGAACATGGTTACCAAGTGGATTGTCGATTTCCAAGCTGCCAACACATTCCCTGACGAGGATGTTGCTTTTGATGTGCTCTGTGGAGATCTGAATTTTGACAACTGCTCACCTG atgACCACCTGGAACAGAATCACTGTCTGTTTGAGCAATACAGAGATCCATGCAGGGCAGGGCCTGGAAAAGAGAAGCCCTGGGTCATTG GCACTCTGCTGGAGCAGCCCACATTGTATGAAGATGACATTAACACCCCAGAAAAACTACAAAG AACCTTAGAGATGGAAGAGCTAAGAAAGCAGTACATCTCCCGTCCCGTTCCTGCAAAGGACCTCCCGTTGGTTTACCCTGAGTCCGACCAGCCGTGGATCGGACGTCGGATCGACTACATCCTATACCGCGAGAGCTCCGTTTCAAAGCACTGCCGAACA GAAATTGAGGCGCTGACCTTTATAACCCAGCTGGCTGGCCTTACGGACCATATTCCTGTGGGCTTGAGACTGAGTGTAATTATGGACTCTGACTGTGCTGATTAA